The genomic DNA TCGATCGCACGTCGCTGCTCGCGGTCCATCACCAGGATCAGATCCGCGCGCTGAACCAGTTCGAGCTCGATCTGGCGCGTCTGATGCTGGCTGATGTCGATGCCCCGCTCGTTCATCAGTTCACAGGCGATCGGGTCGGCTCCCCGGCCGAGCAAAGCGTGCAGTCCCGCCGAACCGATGTCCCGGCCGGGCAAGGCCTCGCGCATCAAGCCTTCGGCCATCGGACTGCGGCAAATGTTTCCTATGCACACGATGAGAACGTTCTGAATGGTCACTGTCCGGCTCGCCGAGTGCTCAGATCGCGGTAAGAGGTCGCGGTCGTCGACGTCGGGAGGATCAGGCTCAGCACACGGTTCCACTGCACCAGCGGGACCGGGTCGACGTAGACCACGTCCTTGGGCCGCAACGCGAAACCTTCCGCCATGGCCAGCGAGGTGGGCGTCCGGGCATCGAGGTGGAAGATCGATTGACCGCCCTGTGCTTCATTGCGGATCACATAGATCTGGCGCGGGTTCGCGGAAGCCAGGTTGACACCACCGACTTCGGTCAGCGCGTCGTTCAGACTGAGCTTGCCGTTGCGCATCAGGACGCCGGCCTGCTGGCTGACTTCGCCGAACACCGACACCTTGCGCTCTTCGCGGCTGCGCACGAAGATGAGATCGCCGGATTTCAATGGAATCTGGCTTGGCGCGATGCCGGCGTCGGCCATCGCATTCAGATCGAGCTGCGTCGTCTTGCCGTCGCGCGTAAGCGTGACGGCAGAGCGGTCGCCCGTCGCCAGCACGCCGCCGGCACGGGCCAGCGATTCCGCCAGGGTCATCGGGATGTCGGTGAAGATCTGCAGGCCGCGATTTCCGACATCACCTTCGACGTAGGCGCGCTTGCTGCGAAACGCCTCCACGCGAACGCTGAGCTGCGGCGACTTGAAGACACGGGACAACCGCTGCACCAGCGTGTCCTGCAGCTCCTGGATGGTCATGCCGGCGGCGTTCACCGTTCCCGCGTAGGGAAAGCTCAACTGGCC from Variovorax sp. PBL-E5 includes the following:
- a CDS encoding polysaccharide biosynthesis/export family protein; amino-acid sequence: MKRFLLHVAVFASTSLLLQACAPLAPGFSSASSDAAQAVSPSGFSTPDIDPPPPGAITEITPALLRAQRAAVSKALSPDVMALIGEPQPYKIGPGDVVGIVVYDHPEIVFSATPATTVADPASISPAPGYIVSGSGQLSFPYAGTVNAAGMTIQELQDTLVQRLSRVFKSPQLSVRVEAFRSKRAYVEGDVGNRGLQIFTDIPMTLAESLARAGGVLATGDRSAVTLTRDGKTTQLDLNAMADAGIAPSQIPLKSGDLIFVRSREERKVSVFGEVSQQAGVLMRNGKLSLNDALTEVGGVNLASANPRQIYVIRNEAQGGQSIFHLDARTPTSLAMAEGFALRPKDVVYVDPVPLVQWNRVLSLILPTSTTATSYRDLSTRRAGQ
- a CDS encoding low molecular weight protein-tyrosine-phosphatase; this encodes MTIQNVLIVCIGNICRSPMAEGLMREALPGRDIGSAGLHALLGRGADPIACELMNERGIDISQHQTRQIELELVQRADLILVMDREQRRAIEERYLFAAGKVFRLCEFSDQDVPDPYRADRSIFQRSLALIEDGAQQWVKRISRVSSR